One region of Cystobacter ferrugineus genomic DNA includes:
- a CDS encoding TOMM precursor leader peptide-binding protein has protein sequence MQFQSLQPMSDSFESMRPRLAPTVSVVQDGEDTCYLMMTGKDMLRCQGPLVSTLVTRLLPLLDGTRGVAEIRDVLDGTLEAKRVEEVLRLLLRHHLLMDAEPEQVLSTQERVAFGSLLALLSRSSTQPYRVLERLRRMRLVVVGDSELAREVVDALAECAFGTIDLVSPRGAWAAPTLELPVRVRHFDPGELRDVVPGAELVIGVQDGEFNFTRQMRELNRLCLRLGVSWLQVQLTLEAEGWLGPLHTPGTACFECMDMRMKSNLRTWKEHGLHEEQVEQGLSMGRRLGFRPMQRQLAGALAVEVLLHLSGIEASRLVGRSLVIDALSQESSLHPVLKHPACPACGTPPEARLHPWGEEDIRLERTLMSGAAAP, from the coding sequence ATGCAATTCCAATCCCTTCAGCCCATGAGTGACTCCTTCGAGAGCATGAGGCCGCGCCTGGCTCCGACCGTGAGCGTTGTCCAGGATGGGGAGGACACCTGTTACCTCATGATGACCGGGAAGGACATGCTGCGGTGTCAGGGCCCACTGGTGTCCACGCTGGTCACGCGGTTGCTGCCTCTGTTGGATGGCACCCGCGGCGTCGCGGAGATCCGCGACGTGCTCGACGGGACGCTCGAGGCGAAGCGGGTGGAGGAAGTGCTCCGCTTGTTGCTGCGCCACCACCTGCTCATGGACGCGGAGCCGGAGCAGGTGCTGTCCACGCAGGAGCGGGTGGCGTTCGGGAGCCTGCTCGCGTTGCTGTCGCGCAGCTCCACCCAGCCCTACCGGGTCCTGGAGCGCTTGCGCCGGATGCGCCTCGTCGTGGTGGGGGACTCGGAACTCGCCCGGGAGGTGGTGGACGCCCTGGCGGAGTGCGCTTTCGGAACGATCGACCTGGTCTCCCCGCGGGGCGCGTGGGCGGCCCCGACGCTGGAGCTTCCGGTCCGGGTCCGCCACTTCGACCCCGGAGAGCTGCGGGACGTCGTCCCGGGCGCGGAGCTCGTCATCGGCGTGCAGGATGGTGAGTTCAACTTCACCCGGCAGATGCGGGAGCTGAATCGCCTGTGCTTGCGGCTGGGGGTGAGCTGGCTCCAGGTCCAGCTCACGCTGGAGGCGGAGGGCTGGCTCGGACCGCTCCATACCCCGGGCACCGCCTGCTTCGAGTGCATGGACATGCGGATGAAAAGCAATCTGCGCACCTGGAAGGAGCACGGCCTGCACGAGGAGCAGGTCGAGCAGGGGTTGTCGATGGGCCGGCGCCTCGGCTTCAGGCCCATGCAGCGGCAGCTCGCCGGGGCGTTGGCCGTCGAGGTCCTGCTCCACCTGTCGGGCATCGAGGCCTCGCGGTTGGTGGGCAGGAGCCTGGTGATCGATGCCCTCTCCCAGGAGAGCAGCCTGCATCCCGTGTTGAAGCATCCCGCCTGCCCCGCGTGCGGCACGCCACCCGAGGCGCGGCTCCATCCCTGGGGCGAGGAGGACATCCGCCTGGAGCGGACCTTGATGTCCGGCGCCGCGGCACCGTGA
- a CDS encoding GNAT family N-acetyltransferase, with the protein MLVGRNLSIRIATLEDASFLSDWFSNPETLGKFYNVWPSTRVDWERTLSERSGTRERGGIYLVMHPESPSPVGVCGYFNPFTMWELFRGVELWGQLHPQFRARGFGTQGACVMINHLFNALPLERIQATIVVGNEPSCRAVEAIGMRKEGIYRNVSFLHGRYVDMYLYSIVRSDWQSEEVYRQNRPPF; encoded by the coding sequence GTGCTCGTAGGAAGAAACCTCAGCATCCGAATCGCGACGCTGGAAGATGCCTCGTTCCTCTCGGACTGGTTCAGCAACCCGGAGACCCTGGGCAAATTCTACAACGTCTGGCCCTCGACCCGCGTGGATTGGGAGCGGACCCTCTCGGAACGCTCCGGGACCCGAGAGCGAGGCGGCATCTACCTGGTCATGCACCCGGAGTCCCCCTCGCCCGTGGGGGTGTGTGGCTACTTCAATCCGTTCACGATGTGGGAGCTCTTCCGCGGTGTCGAGCTCTGGGGGCAGCTCCATCCCCAGTTCCGCGCTCGAGGGTTCGGAACCCAGGGGGCCTGCGTGATGATCAACCACCTGTTCAACGCCCTGCCGCTGGAGCGCATCCAGGCAACCATCGTCGTGGGCAACGAGCCCTCGTGCCGTGCGGTCGAGGCCATCGGGATGCGCAAGGAGGGCATCTACCGCAATGTCTCCTTCCTCCATGGGCGCTACGTGGACATGTACCTGTATTCCATCGTCCGCTCCGACTGGCAGAGCGAAGAGGTCTACCGCCAGAACCGGCCCCCCTTCTGA